A DNA window from Onthophagus taurus isolate NC chromosome 1, IU_Otau_3.0, whole genome shotgun sequence contains the following coding sequences:
- the deltaCO gene encoding coatomer subunit delta encodes MVLIAAAVCTKAGKTIVSRQFVEMTKARIEGLLAAFPKLIPAGTQHTFVETDSVRYVYQPMERLYMVLITTRASNILEDLETLRLFARVIPEYCRSLEENEIAENAFNIIFAFDEIVALGYRESVNLSQIRTFVEMDSHEEKVHLAVRMTQEREAKNKMREKAKELQRQKMEANKRGGKGGFSSSTGFGNSTGYNPTPVVGDVSNISNDIKPPSYTVQKTTAPARGMKLGGKSRDVESFVDQLKSEGENVHTPVLNNVAQPGHKAPAIKQEMDGVHLRSEEKLVVRMGRDGGVQSFELLGLITLHIGNEQWGRIRVKLDNSDNRGVQLQTHPNVDRELFKMRSLIGLKNPAKPFPLNTDVGVLKWRLQSTEESFVPLLINCWPSETGDGGCDVNIEYELTHTDLELSDVNIYIPLPMGSKPVVSECEGNYTHEAKRNQLIWSLALIDSSTKNGSLEFSVPKSTPNDFFPLTINFTSKSTYAKIKVTDVLFVDDDSPVNHNVETVLFPDKYEIV; translated from the exons ATG GTGTTAATAGCTGCGGCGGTGTGTACAAAAGCTGGAAAAA CAATTGTCTCAAGGCAATTTGTAGAAATGACTAAAGCTCGCATTGAGGGGCTTTTAGCTGCATTTCCAAAACTTATTCCTGCTGGAACACAACATACTTTCGTCGAAACTGATTCAGTTCGATATGTTTATCAACCTATGGAAAGATTGTACATGGTTTTAATCACAACTCGAGCCAGTAATATTTTAGAAGATTTAGAAACACTGAGATTATTTGCTAGGGTG ATACCTGAGTATTGCCGTTCattagaagaaaatgaaatagcGGAAAATGcctttaatattatatttgcGTTCGACGAGATTGTCGCTTTGGGTTATAGGGAGAGTGTCAATTTATCTCAAATACGAACTTTCGTCGAAATGGATTCTCATGAGGAAAAAGTTCATCTTGCCGTTAGAATG ACACAAGAAAGAGAAGCAAAGAACAAAATGAGGGAAAAAGCTAAAGAATTACAGCGCCAAAAAATGGAAGCGAATAAACGTGGGGGGAAAGGTGGGTTTTCTAGTAGCACAGGATTTGGTAATTCAACCGGTTATAATCCAACTCCAGTCGTTGGTGATGTATCTAATATAAGCAACGATATTAAACCACCGTCTTACACTGTACA AAAAACTACTGCTCCAGCACGTGGTATGAAACTAGGTGGAAAATCGAGAGATGTAGAATCATTTGTTGATCAATTAAAATCAGAAGGAGAAAACGTTCACACTCCAGTATTAAATAATGTAGCGCAACCCGGACATAAAGCTCCAGCTATAAAACAAGAAATGGATGGGGTTCATTTAAGATCGGAAGAGAAATTAGTCGTTCGGATGGGCCGCGATGGTGGGGTGCAATCTTTCGAATTACTTGGATTGATTACTTTGCACATCGGTAACGAGCAATGGGGACGTATTCGCGTTAAATTGGATAATTCTGATAACAGAGGGGTGCAATTGCAAACGCATCCTAACGTTGATAGAgaactctttaaaatgagatCATTG aTTGGATTAAAAAATCCTGCAAAACCATTTCCATTGAATACAGATGTAGGCGTGTTAAAATGGAGATTACAAAGTACCGAAGAAAGTTTTGTTCCGCTTTTGATTAATTGTTGGCCTTCAGAAACTGGAGATGGAGGTTGCGATGTTAACATCGAATATGAATTAACTCATACTGATTTGGAATTGTCTGATGTTAACATTTATATTCCACTTCC tATGGGAAGTAAACCGGTAGTGTCAGAGTGCGAGGGAAATTATACGCACGAAGCAAAAAGAAATCAACTGATTTGGTCATTAGCCTTAATTGATTCAAGTACTAAAAATGGTTCGTTAGAATTTTCCGTGCCGAAATCGACTCCAAACGATTTCTTTCCGTTAACGATAAACTTTACTTCTAAGAGTACATATGCTAAAATTAAG gtaACAGATGTATTATTTGTGGATGATGATTCGCCGGTTAATCACAACGTGGAAACGGTTCTCTTCCCAGACAaatatgaaattgtttaa
- the LOC111423366 gene encoding uncharacterized protein isoform X2: MVILSTLFIYFLVFPKTWCINETKNFQKGDYHKNNYDTYYSLNPDNETIDLNSLIIPIPIHFNPRYGVEAPEIELPDDSLADVDLKDHDFIDNLMYVYFEKDKGDINHGETILLIGTGVSSVIEFVTMVSASMHQKLKFGIQKGAKIMFLYWLICLFFSNILFMMNLYVNMPIYSCEFTSLLFYYLHIVIASSLFIYTLWIKNVLRNSKYSRVKFLIFLEHVFALILYLVSLLFSCTQNVRPICYISIQRETIFEYTVPICILIFATTFFSLNGIRRVNLELSDLGYDSTDFQVKHIESGIFDPVVEHRIYTLKEFKKLLKVLCVTQCFYEIVWFISVLAIENLNENNLAAITYGNCYIFWKRKVFLPPACENSYNDGVKGAGKIIDVVSDGLLADDIPLLMDIESDVDIAEIKTDYIDDAITN; this comes from the exons atGGTCATTTTatcaacattatttatttattttctagtGTTTCCCAAAACTT ggtgtattaatgaaacaaaaaattttcaaaaaggcGATTaccacaaaaataattatgataCTTATTACTCTTTAAATCCTGATAATGAAACGATTGATTTAAATTCATTGATAATTCCAATTCCGATACATTTTAATCCTCGATATGGAGTTGAAGCCCCGGAAATTGAATTGCCTGATGATTCTTTGGCTGATGTTGATTTGAAAGATCATGATTTCATTGATAATCTTATGTATGTGTATTTTGAGAAGGATAAAGGGGATATTAACCATGGGGagacaattttattaattgggACTGGTGTAAGTAGTGTGATTGAGTTTGTTACAATGGTTTCAGCTAGTATGcatcaaaaacttaaatttggGATACAAAAAGGTGCAAAGATAATGTTTTTGTATTGgttgatttgtttatttttttctaatatacTCTTTATGATGAATCTTTAT gtGAATATGCCTATTTACAGCTGCGAATTCACATCTTTactcttttattatttacatattGTGATTGCTTCTTcactatttatttatacattatggataaaaaacgttttaagaaaCAGTAAATATTCACGAGTAAAGTTTCTGATATTTTTAGAGCACGTTTTTGCACTCATTCTTTATCTCGTatcacttttattttcttgtacTCAAAACGTACGTCCGATTTGTTATATTTCAATTCAAAGGGAGACCATTTTTGAGTACACGGTGCCGAtttgcattttaatttttgcgaCAACTTTCTTTTCGTTAAATGGGATAAGAAGAGTTAACCTGGAACTATCAGATTTGGGTTATGACTCCACGGATTTTCAAGTAAAGCACATTGAAAGTGGAATTTTCGACCCCGTGGTTGAACACCGcatttatactttaaaagagtttaagaaattgttgaaagtATTGTGCGTTACGCAATGTTTTTATGAGATCGTTTGGTTCATTAGCGTTTTGGCCATAGAAAATTTGAACGAGAATAATTTGGCTGCAATTACTTATGGG aattgttacattttttgGAAGAGGAAGGTTTTTCTACCACCTGCATGTGAGAACTCTTATAATGATGGTGTTAAAGGAGCTGGAAAGATTATCGATGTTGTCTCTGATGGGTTATTAGCTGATGATATTCCTTTATTGATGGACATTGAGAGCGATGTTGATATAGCCGAGATAAAAACGGATTATATTGACGATGCTATAACTAATTAA
- the LOC111423366 gene encoding uncharacterized protein isoform X1, with translation MVILSTLFIYFLVFPKTWCINETKNFQKGDYHKNNYDTYYSLNPDNETIDLNSLIIPIPIHFNPRYGVEAPEIELPDDSLADVDLKDHDFIDNLMYVYFEKDKGDINHGETILLIGTGVSSVIEFVTMVSASMHQKLKFGIQKGAKIMFLYWLICLFFSNILFMMNLYVNMPIYSCEFTSLLFYYLHIVIASSLFIYTLWIKNVLRNSKYSRVKFLIFLEHVFALILYLVSLLFSCTQNVRPICYISIQRETIFEYTVPICILIFATTFFSLNGIRRVNLELSDLGYDSTDFQVKHIESGIFDPVVEHRIYTLKEFKKLLKVLCVTQCFYEIVWFISVLAIENLNENNLAAITYGVISFIMNCYIFWKRKVFLPPACENSYNDGVKGAGKIIDVVSDGLLADDIPLLMDIESDVDIAEIKTDYIDDAITN, from the exons atGGTCATTTTatcaacattatttatttattttctagtGTTTCCCAAAACTT ggtgtattaatgaaacaaaaaattttcaaaaaggcGATTaccacaaaaataattatgataCTTATTACTCTTTAAATCCTGATAATGAAACGATTGATTTAAATTCATTGATAATTCCAATTCCGATACATTTTAATCCTCGATATGGAGTTGAAGCCCCGGAAATTGAATTGCCTGATGATTCTTTGGCTGATGTTGATTTGAAAGATCATGATTTCATTGATAATCTTATGTATGTGTATTTTGAGAAGGATAAAGGGGATATTAACCATGGGGagacaattttattaattgggACTGGTGTAAGTAGTGTGATTGAGTTTGTTACAATGGTTTCAGCTAGTATGcatcaaaaacttaaatttggGATACAAAAAGGTGCAAAGATAATGTTTTTGTATTGgttgatttgtttatttttttctaatatacTCTTTATGATGAATCTTTAT gtGAATATGCCTATTTACAGCTGCGAATTCACATCTTTactcttttattatttacatattGTGATTGCTTCTTcactatttatttatacattatggataaaaaacgttttaagaaaCAGTAAATATTCACGAGTAAAGTTTCTGATATTTTTAGAGCACGTTTTTGCACTCATTCTTTATCTCGTatcacttttattttcttgtacTCAAAACGTACGTCCGATTTGTTATATTTCAATTCAAAGGGAGACCATTTTTGAGTACACGGTGCCGAtttgcattttaatttttgcgaCAACTTTCTTTTCGTTAAATGGGATAAGAAGAGTTAACCTGGAACTATCAGATTTGGGTTATGACTCCACGGATTTTCAAGTAAAGCACATTGAAAGTGGAATTTTCGACCCCGTGGTTGAACACCGcatttatactttaaaagagtttaagaaattgttgaaagtATTGTGCGTTACGCAATGTTTTTATGAGATCGTTTGGTTCATTAGCGTTTTGGCCATAGAAAATTTGAACGAGAATAATTTGGCTGCAATTACTTATGGGGTTATATCGTTTATtatg aattgttacattttttgGAAGAGGAAGGTTTTTCTACCACCTGCATGTGAGAACTCTTATAATGATGGTGTTAAAGGAGCTGGAAAGATTATCGATGTTGTCTCTGATGGGTTATTAGCTGATGATATTCCTTTATTGATGGACATTGAGAGCGATGTTGATATAGCCGAGATAAAAACGGATTATATTGACGATGCTATAACTAATTAA
- the LOC139429256 gene encoding putative zinc finger protein 876, with amino-acid sequence MSSKNEEIVTENEELITIKDELTIEETQVETELFVNGSNQFEVQQQHYQLLNLNEDNNEPYIILSKDENSEMPSAILPDLPLDYDRTVQINQNEIYQSNVSNVKDIIQDKINLNDSNLKSIIQVKVDKSNESVYNLNESNGKSVYQYFHFNTPVKIVGLHTTPPILYVNQEENSSSIATSKKITNPPPDQYKCGLCNLKFDKAVDRNNHIVSHTIAATYKCKSCQKDFPYVTALLNHLFGNICYKQLPVQCFHCRHTLTTLDRLQSHHQLEMKKCKWCNLKICGKEIYEAHLTICRFKPMDIRKTQPPEIIDLTVSERNVKRIKKAK; translated from the coding sequence ATGAGTTCtaaaaacgaagaaattgttacagaaaatgaagaattaataacaataaaagatgAGTTGACTATCGAGGAAACACAAGTTGAAACCGAATTGTTTGTTAATGGAAGTAATCAATTTGAAGTCCAACAACAACATTACCAGTTATTAAATCTAAATGAGGATAATAACGAGCCATACATTATTCTTTCTAAAGATGAAAACTCCGAAATGCCTTCTGCTATTTTACCAGATTTACCTTTAGATTATGATAGAACAGTGCAGATTAATCAAAACGAAATTTACCAATCTAATGTATCAAATGTTAAAGATATAATACaggataaaattaatttaaatgattcaAATCTTAAAAGTATAATACAGGTGAAAGTAGATAAAAGTAATGAAAGTGTGTATAATTTGAATGAATCGAATGGTAAATCAGTTTACcagtattttcattttaatactCCTGTGAAAATAGTTGGATTGCACACAACTCCTCCTATCCTTTATGTAAACCAAGAAGAGAATTCAAGTTCAATagcaacatcaaaaaaaataacaaatccTCCTCCTGATCAATACAAATGTGgtttatgtaatttaaaatttgacaaagCAGTAGATCGGAATAATCATATTGTAAGTCACACCATTGCGGCTACATATAAATGTAAAAGTTGCCAAAAAGATTTTCCCTATGTCACCGCTCTCTTGAATCATCTATTTggaaatatttgttataaacagTTACCTGTGCAATGCTTCCATTGTAGGCATACTTTAACAACATTGGATAGATTACAATCACATCATCAATTAGAGATGAAGAAATGCAAATGGTGTAACCTTAAAATATGCGGAAAAGAAATCTATGAAGCACATTTGACGATATGTCGCTTTAAACCAATGGACATAAGAAAAACGCAGCCACCAGAAATAATCGATTTGACTGTCAGCGaaagaaatgttaaaagaattaaaaaagcgaaataa
- the LOC111423140 gene encoding geranylgeranyl transferase type-2 subunit beta: MSLHIKDVELNPDREKTLLINKHIEFIKKYGQDEDQYEYAITDYLRMSGMYWGLTAIELVSKTGKSEQDEVISFVQKCQDVESGGISACVGHDPHLLHTLSAVQILCMYDRLDVIDVEGIVKYVVSLQQPDGSFSGDKWGEIDTRFSFCAVATLSLLKRLDAIDVEKAVEFVESCKNFDGGFGSRPHSESHAGLIYCCLGFLSITNRLDIVDRDTLAWWLCERQLPSGGLNGRPEKLPDVCYSWWVLASLAILGRVNWISSTKLEDFILACQDAETGGISDRPGDITDPYHTLFGIAGLSLLGYKNIKAVNPTFCMPQEVIDRLELRPQVLDY; the protein is encoded by the coding sequence atgtcaCTTCATATAAAAGATGTTGAATTAAATCCAGATCGAGAAAAAAcgttgttaataaataaacacatagaatttataaaaaaatatggtcagGATGAAGATCAATACGAATACGCAATCACCGATTATCTTAGAATGTCAGGAATGTATTGGGGTTTGACCGCGATAGAATTGGTGAGTAAAACCGGAAAATCTGAACAAGATGAAGTGATAAGTTTCGTTCAAAAATGCCAAGATGTCGAATCTGGTGGAATAAGCGCTTGTGTTGGACATGATCCGCATTTATTACACACTTTAAGTGCTGTACAAATCTTGTGTATGTATGATAGATTGGATGTTATTGATGTAGAAGGAATCGTTAAATACGTAGTGAGTTTACAACAACCTGATGGAAGTTTCTCAGGCGATAAATGGGGTGAAATAGACACCAGATTTTCATTTTGCGCCGTTGCAACTCTTTCCTTATTAAAACGATTGGATGCAATTGATGTTGAAAAAGCTGTAGAGTTTGTTGAGAGTTGTAAAAACTTTGATGGGGGTTTTGGATCTCGCCCCCATTCTGAAAGTCATGCcggattaatttattgttgccTTGggtttttatcgataacaaATCGTTTAGATATTGTCGATCGAGACACTTTGGCTTGGTGGCTTTGTGAAAGGCAACTTCCTTCAGGCGGTTTAAATGGTAGACCTGAAAAATTACCGGACGTTTGTTATTCTTGGTGGGTTTTGGCATCTTTGGCTATTTTGGGACGAGTCAATTGGATCAGTTCAACTAAATTGGAAGATTTTATTTTGGCTTGTCAAGATGCAGAAACTGGAGGAATTAGCGATCGACCTGGAGATATCACTGATCCTTATCATACTTTATTTGGTATAGCTGGATTGTCATTGTTgggatataaaaatattaaagctgTTAATCCTACATTTTGTATGCCACAAGAAGTTATTGATAGATTGGAACTTAGGCCTCAAGTACTGGATTATTGa